AGATGGGCTATCGCAGTTGCCTGGGGCTGCTGGCGCTCGCGCGCCAGTACGGCGACGACCGCCTGGAAGCGGCCTGCGCACGCGCGTGGGCGATCGGTTCGCGCACGCGCAAATCCGTGCAGTCGATCCTGCACAACAAGCTCGATCAACACCCCTTGCCCAGCGCCATCGCCCAAACCGACTGGGTCACACCCGACCACGTCAACCTGCGTGGCCCCACCTATTACCGCGATCCACCCACCACTCACTGAAAAGGAGACCACCTTGTTGATCCATCCCACCCTTGAACACTTGCGTGCCCTCAAGCTCGACGGCATGGCACAGGCGCTGGAAGAACAGCGCCTGTTGCCGGCCTGTCACGATCTGCCGTTCGAAGATCGGCTCGGCATGCTGGTCGATCGCGAACGCCATTGGCGTGACGGTCGACGGCAGGAACGATTACTTCGTGTGGCCAAGCTCAAACACGCCCAGGCCTGCCTGGAAGATGTGCAGTACAGCGCCGACCGCGGTATCGACAAACGCCTGATCGCCACCTTGTCCGGCGGCGACTGGATCCGGCAGGGGCAAAGTGTGTTGCTGACCGGTCCGACCGGGGTTGGTAAAACGTGGCTGGCGTGTGCGCTTGGACAACATGCCTGCCGCCAAGGCTTCCCGGTGTTGTATCAGCGTGTGCCACGCCTCGCCGAGATGCTACGCATCGCCCACGCCGACGGCAGCTTCGGTCGCGTGCTTGCTCAGTTGGCGCGCATCGACGTGCTAATCCTTGACGATTGGGGCATGACACCGCTCGATCAGGCGGCGCGCCATGATCTGCTGGAGGTCATCGACGATCGCGGCAACGGCAAATCGACCCTCATCACCAGCCAGCTACCGATCGAACACTGGCACGCCTGGCTCAACGATCCCACCCTCGCCGATGCCATCCTCGACCGTCTCGTACACCGCTCTCATCGCATCGTGCTGAAGGGCGAATCGATGCGCCGAAAGTCCTCCGCCAAGCCAGCCGCCGATACCTCATCGTGACCGGTCCAGTTACACTCGAGTGCACCGCACAATGACTGGCGCTGACCGGTCACGATCAACCGAAATACGCGGTCACGATCGCCGAAATCCGCAGTGAGTCTTACTTACCGGGGCTACGACCTGCAGAGTGTTACCGATCCGCTTGGTCGCACGGTCAACTACGTGGTCGATACTTTGGGACGTCGGATTGCCGCCCGCGATCCATTGGGAAATGTCACGCTCACGCAATATGACAACAACGATCGTGTAACGGCTATGACAGACCCGCTCAATCAAACCACGACGCAAACTTACGACGGCAACGGCAACCTGCTGAGCGTGACGCTGCCCAACACCGGCGTGATCCACTACGCCTACGACAACCGCAACCGGCGGATCACGCGCACCGATGCCATGAACCAGAGCGAGTCGTGGACGTATGACG
The sequence above is a segment of the Dyella sp. M7H15-1 genome. Coding sequences within it:
- the istB gene encoding IS21-like element helper ATPase IstB, which encodes MLIHPTLEHLRALKLDGMAQALEEQRLLPACHDLPFEDRLGMLVDRERHWRDGRRQERLLRVAKLKHAQACLEDVQYSADRGIDKRLIATLSGGDWIRQGQSVLLTGPTGVGKTWLACALGQHACRQGFPVLYQRVPRLAEMLRIAHADGSFGRVLAQLARIDVLILDDWGMTPLDQAARHDLLEVIDDRGNGKSTLITSQLPIEHWHAWLNDPTLADAILDRLVHRSHRIVLKGESMRRKSSAKPAADTSS